The Helianthus annuus cultivar XRQ/B chromosome 16, HanXRQr2.0-SUNRISE, whole genome shotgun sequence genome includes a window with the following:
- the LOC110919830 gene encoding uncharacterized protein LOC110919830 — translation MTRKQKKLRTSDNDDLESWSNLNPDLLLLIMMHMGVFDFIAFSGVCKSWRSVAISNWNKFMVSKQPMYLSISTHSYKKDCYLEDYRRRKLKTIIPHSVGRRCVGITCGYLIFFGRKARDFWLVNPFTRKELHFPGFPFPSDVTNHLKRVKCILVFSPSMFGWVLVISRKYSRTISFSLAGEQAIWRSISSNFSILDFHFFKGKIYMISQFNHLWELRLHDPEPALALRIMKNYPWPYLWELEFVSSGENLYLRHMRGDAFDAIEVDLDEMKWVNSERTTIGEHAVFSSDFKCDAAIKPDTWTHPWTRYEKINFFKSKRSGKCLTSKMWYFPHDCLIDNDSGQFPPSL, via the coding sequence ATGACCCGAAAACAGAAGAAACTCAGGACTTCTGACAATGATGATTTGGAATCATGGTCAAACCTTAACCCTGATCTGTTGTTGTTAATAATGATGCACATGGGAGTTTTTGATTTCATAGCTTTCAGTGGTGTCTGCAAGTCATGGAGGTCGGTTGCAATCTCAAACTGGAATAAATTTATGGTGTCCAAACAACCCATGTATTTATCCATCTCTACTCATTCATATAAAAAAGACTGTTATTTAGAGGACTATAGGAGAAGAAAGCTGAAGACCATCATTCCCCATTCTGTGGGCAGGAGGTGTGTTGGAATAACTTGTGGTTACTTGATTTTTTTCGGGAGGAAAGCCAGAGATTTCTGGCTTGTGAATCCCTTCACAAGGAAAGAACTTCATTTCCCTGGTTTCCCATTCCCGTCTGATGTAACTAATCATCTAAAACGAGTCAAGTGTATTCTTGTGTTTTCACCATCAATGTTTGGGTGGGTGCTTGTAATCTCAAGAAAATATTCCCGTACAATATCTTTCTCTTTAGCTGGTGAACAAGCCATATGGAGATCTATTTCTTCCAATTTCTCTATCCTTGATTTTCACTTTTTCAAGGGGAAGATATATATGATAAGCCAATTCAATCATTTATGGGAACTAAGACTTCATGATccagagcctgccttggcccTACGCATAATGAAGAATTACCCGTGGCCATACCTTTGGGAACTGGAATTTGTAAGTTCAGGTGAAAACCTCTATCTGAGGCATATGAGAGGAGATGCGTTTGATGCTATTGAAGTTGATCTTGATGAAATGAAATGGGTGAATTCGGAAAGGACGACGATAGGAGAACATGCAGTTTTTTCAAGTGACTTCAAGTGTGATGCTGCTATTAAACCCGATACGTGGACCCACCCTTGGACACGATACGAGaaaattaatttctttaaaagtaAGAGATCGGGCAAGTGTTTAACTAGCAAGATGTGGTATTTCCCTCATGATTGCTTGATTGACAATGACTCTGGTCAGTTTCCTCCTTCTCTTTAG